In a single window of the Clostridia bacterium genome:
- a CDS encoding AEC family transporter: MNFFTVFNQVLALFLMMVVGYAAKKMNIFSDASLKDLSSILLNLTLPAMIISSMQREYTSQLMVQGLQILLISLATYGFSFLIAWIMPGILKPSPREKGVFQFMLMFTNVGFMGYPVLNAIFGEQSLFYAAIYNLPFNLLAFTVGIMMLTKKDDSSSMRFSPKIFLNPGVISVIIGTILFVFSVKLPQVLYGTLDMLGSMTTPLSMIIIGAILSGMEFKKLWNNWRMYIICIFRLLVIPIIIYFALKPFITKEPLMLAVPVVINAMPVATLTTILAEQYSDTEDIASQGVFLSTLFSVITIPLIAIIFA; the protein is encoded by the coding sequence ATGAACTTTTTTACTGTATTTAATCAAGTATTAGCATTATTTTTAATGATGGTTGTAGGTTATGCTGCTAAAAAAATGAATATTTTCAGTGATGCCTCATTAAAGGATTTATCATCTATTCTTTTAAACCTAACCCTGCCTGCCATGATAATAAGTTCTATGCAGAGGGAATATACCAGCCAATTGATGGTTCAGGGTTTGCAGATCCTTTTGATATCATTGGCAACCTATGGTTTTTCATTTCTTATAGCGTGGATAATGCCCGGTATCCTAAAGCCCAGCCCAAGGGAGAAAGGCGTTTTCCAGTTTATGCTGATGTTTACAAATGTAGGTTTTATGGGATATCCTGTGTTAAATGCTATATTTGGAGAACAATCATTATTTTATGCAGCTATTTATAACTTACCCTTTAATCTTTTGGCCTTTACCGTAGGTATAATGATGCTCACAAAGAAGGATGATTCTTCTTCTATGAGATTCAGTCCCAAAATATTTTTAAATCCAGGGGTGATTTCGGTAATCATAGGGACTATTTTGTTTGTGTTTTCTGTAAAGTTGCCCCAAGTATTGTATGGGACTTTGGATATGTTAGGCTCTATGACTACTCCACTATCCATGATTATCATAGGGGCTATCCTATCCGGGATGGAGTTTAAAAAGCTATGGAATAATTGGAGGATGTATATAATATGTATTTTTAGATTGTTGGTAATACCAATAATAATATATTTTGCACTTAAGCCATTCATAACTAAAGAGCCTCTAATGCTTGCTGTACCGGTAGTTATAAACGCAATGCCTGTAGCTACTTTAACTACTATTTTAGCTGAACAATACAGTGACACCGAAGACATAGCTTCTCAAGGGGTATTTCTTTCGACTTTATTTTCTGTGATAACTATTCCTCTCATAGCAATTATTTTTGCATAA
- a CDS encoding DUF5668 domain-containing protein, which yields MKGRNILGIILIAAGIGIILQKLHILEFGLLIGSYWPMIIIVIIAVQLIKKLVPLTTGLFLMIIAAYIQLKKSNILPINLSEYFWPILIILFGFWIIFARALENKKPEISDNTIDHFVMFSGIENKNISQQFSGGNIFAIFGGADIDLRGAQLAEEEVVLDLTTIFGGIEIKVPDNWRVEATGIPIFGGWSNNTDINMDVKDAPLLKVKCLVLFGGIDIKN from the coding sequence GTGAAAGGACGTAATATCCTCGGCATAATACTTATTGCAGCAGGTATCGGTATCATTCTTCAAAAGCTGCATATACTTGAGTTCGGTTTATTGATAGGCAGCTACTGGCCTATGATAATTATTGTCATCATTGCTGTACAATTGATTAAAAAATTAGTGCCATTAACTACAGGACTTTTTTTAATGATAATAGCGGCATATATACAACTAAAAAAGTCAAACATATTGCCTATAAACCTATCTGAATATTTTTGGCCCATCTTGATAATACTTTTCGGATTCTGGATCATCTTTGCACGAGCTTTAGAAAATAAAAAACCTGAGATAAGCGATAACACTATAGACCATTTCGTAATGTTCTCCGGTATAGAAAATAAAAACATTTCTCAACAATTTAGTGGTGGAAACATATTTGCAATATTTGGAGGAGCAGATATAGATTTGCGTGGTGCACAGTTAGCAGAAGAAGAAGTTGTACTCGACCTTACAACTATATTTGGTGGAATCGAAATAAAGGTCCCTGATAATTGGAGAGTAGAGGCTACCGGAATACCCATATTCGGAGGGTGGAGCAATAATACAGATATCAATATGGATGTGAAAGACGCTCCATTGTTAAAAGTAAAATGTTTGGTGTTGTTCGGGGGTATAGATATAAAAAATTGA
- a CDS encoding superoxide dismutase, translating to MNYYVPAGAHKLPPLPYSYDALEPVISSETLKIHHDKHHKSYVEGLNNAELKLVQARRERDFSLVKHWERELAFNGSGHILHSIYWTIMAPIGQGGSPGNATCTQISSYFCSFNAFKEQFKEAAAKVEGSGWCVLVWNPAWNRVELLTAEKHQNLTQWGSIPILVIDVWEHAYYLDYQNKRQEYIDRWWELINWNEVESRLLLAIQGRLPLLSTCIY from the coding sequence ATGAATTATTATGTACCAGCAGGTGCTCATAAGCTGCCGCCTTTACCATATAGTTACGATGCATTGGAACCTGTTATAAGTTCTGAAACTTTGAAAATACACCATGATAAACATCATAAATCCTATGTAGAAGGATTGAACAATGCAGAACTAAAATTGGTGCAGGCTAGAAGAGAGAGGGATTTTTCTCTTGTAAAACACTGGGAACGGGAATTGGCATTCAACGGTTCAGGACATATATTGCACAGCATATACTGGACGATAATGGCTCCCATAGGACAGGGCGGTTCTCCCGGGAATGCAACCTGTACTCAGATAAGCAGCTACTTTTGCAGTTTTAATGCCTTCAAGGAGCAGTTTAAAGAAGCTGCAGCAAAGGTAGAAGGGTCCGGGTGGTGTGTGTTGGTGTGGAATCCTGCCTGGAACAGGGTAGAGCTGCTCACTGCGGAAAAACATCAAAACCTTACTCAATGGGGTAGTATTCCGATACTGGTGATAGATGTGTGGGAACATGCATATTATTTAGATTACCAAAATAAGCGCCAGGAATATATAGATAGATGGTGGGAGCTTATAAACTGGAATGAGGTGGAATCAAGGTTGTTGCTTGCCATTCAGGGGAGGTTGCCGTTGTTAAGTACCTGTATTTACTAA